The following DNA comes from Mycoplasma phocoenae.
AATTCATCAATCGCAATTTTTGAGGCTGAATAAACGCTTGCTCCGACTTCTGATACAATGGCGTATTTAATGTGTTTGAAGCTAGGATGAGATTTTAACACTTTGGCCACAAATGTTTCCGTTTCTCTTGATGCTGTTCCATTACCAATTACAATAATGTCTGGTTTAAATTTATTAATTATTTGTACCATTATTGAATATGCTTGTTCAGTATGGTTTTGAGGTGGATTTGGGAACATTTTAGCTTTATATAAGAATTCTCCAGTTGGCGAAATAATGGCAATTTTGCATCCATTAGCAAATGCGGGGTCAATCGCTAAAATTGTTTTATTTTTTACAGCCGGCGCTAATAACATTTCTTCTAAATTAGCAGCAAATAATTCAATCGCGGATTTTTCTGCTCTTGCAAATAAATCGCTTTTAATCTCGCGCTCTATAGAAGGTAAAATTAAACGATCAAGCGCATCTTCATAACTATTGACAATAATCGGTCCTGTTGAAGGGATTTTGTAATATATTTTATTCATTTTTTGTTTCATAAAACTTTTTGAATAATCAAATGTGTATGAAATAATTTTTTCATCTTCTGCACGTGATATTGCTAATACTCTGTGATTTGCAATTCTTTTTACAGGTTCGCTGTAGTCGTAATAATTTTTATATGCTTGTTTTTCATCTTTAGTAGCTGCCCCACGTTTTATCTTTGTTACAATTTTTCCGAAATGATTGATTTGATTTTTTACATATTCACGGGCTTCAATGTTAGTGCTCATTATTTGACTGATAATAAATTGAGCTTGTTCTATAGCGAATTCAATCGTTGTAACTTGCTCAGTTAAATACTTTTTAGCTTCTTCGTATGGATTGAATTTTCTATCATTAGCTTCCATAATTGATATTGCTAATGGTTCTAGGCCTAAAGCTATAGCTTCAGTTGCCTTGGTTTTTTTACCCACTTTAAAAGGTTCGTAAATATTTTCAACTTCTGATTTTGTTACTGCGTTGTTAATTTTTGCTTCGATTTCAGGTGTTAATAATTTATTGTTTTTCAATATTTCAATAATTGCATCTTTACGTTTATTTAATTCGACAT
Coding sequences within:
- a CDS encoding Tex-like N-terminal domain-containing protein, producing MNKSIEFVAKQLKIKEQQVETVLKLLAEGATVPFISRYRKDATGGLDEEQVESIDKIYQYDVELNKRKDAIIEILKNNKLLTPEIEAKINNAVTKSEVENIYEPFKVGKKTKATEAIALGLEPLAISIMEANDRKFNPYEEAKKYLTEQVTTIEFAIEQAQFIISQIMSTNIEAREYVKNQINHFGKIVTKIKRGAATKDEKQAYKNYYDYSEPVKRIANHRVLAISRAEDEKIISYTFDYSKSFMKQKMNKIYYKIPSTGPIIVNSYEDALDRLILPSIEREIKSDLFARAEKSAIELFAANLEEMLLAPAVKNKTILAIDPAFANGCKIAIISPTGEFLYKAKMFPNPPQNHTEQAYSIMVQIINKFKPDIIVIGNGTASRETETFVAKVLKSHPSFKHIKYAIVSEVGASVYSASKIAIDEFPELSVEERSAINIGRKFQDPLNELVKIDPKSIGVGQYQHDLNQKELMQALGFKVNKVVNQVGVDVNTATKEILAYISGLSAKIASNIVEYRNEIGKFRNRNQIKKVKGLGAKTFEQAIGFLRIHNSENFFDRTQIHPESYDKAEALIKQLNINLENIDIDLLNKADKNELAKKLNSNQYEIELIIDSLTNPTKDIRDSKDGLILRDDILDKDELKIGMQLPGTVENITDFGAFVYIGIKEAALIHISKMGEKYIKHPSEVLSVGQKINIEIINIDTARNRIAAKLITKK